The proteins below come from a single Benincasa hispida cultivar B227 chromosome 4, ASM972705v1, whole genome shotgun sequence genomic window:
- the LOC120076003 gene encoding ras-related protein RABC2a-like encodes MMGSSSKGRCSSYDYSFKILLIGDSGVGKSSILLSYISNFVHDLSPTIGVDFKIKMVTVGGKRLKLTIWDTAGQERFGTLTSSYYRGAHGIILVYDVTRRETFTNLMDVWAKEVEMYLTNRECIKILVGNKVDRGSERAVTTEEGMEVAKEHKSLFLECSARTRENVDRCFRELSSKILEVPSLLENGSVVVKQKILDNTRARKEANDRGCCH; translated from the exons atGATGGGTTCTTCTTCAAAAGGAAGATGCAGTAGTTACGATTACTCTTTCAAGATTTTGTTGATTGGGGATTCTGGTGTTGGAAAAAGCAGTATTCTCCTTAGCTACATCTCCAATTTTGTTCATGATCTTTCTCCCACCATAg GTGTGGATTTCAAGATCAAGATGGTAACAGTTGGTGGAAAAAGATTGAAGCTGACAATTTGGGACACAG CTGGACAAGAGAGATTTGGAACATTGACAAGCTCTTACTACAGAGGTGCACATGGAATCATTCTAG TGTATGATGTTACCCGACGGGAGACGTTTACAAACTTGATGGATGTATGGGCAAAGGAAGTGGAGATGTATTTAACAAATCGTGAGTGCATAAAGATTCTAGTTGGAAATAAAGTCGATCGG GGTAGTGAAAGAGCGGTAACAACAGAAGAAGGTATGGAAGTTGCCAAGGAGCATAAAAGTTTGTTTCTTGAGTGCAGTGCTAGAACTCGAGAAAATGTCGACAGGTGCTTTAGAGAACTCTCTTCAAAG ATCCTGGAAGTTCCAAGTCTACTGGAAAATGGATCTGTTGTTGTGAAACAGAAAATTTTGGACAACACACGAGCACGCAAAGAAGCAAACGACAGGGGTTGTTGCCACTAA